ATTAAACAAAATACCAAGTTGTGCTCCCTCAACTGCTTTTTCAAATGGCATATCATCAAAGAAGATATTCGCTGATTTTCCACCCAATTCAAGGGTTGCAGGAATTAATTTATCCGCTGCAGCTTGAGCAACTTTATAACCAACTTCAGTTGATCCGGTAAAGGCTAGTTTATTAAATCCATCATGTTTTAACATATAATCGCCTGATTTAGATCCTTTACCTGTAATTAAATTTAACACACCCTTTGGTAACATTGGACCAATCAACCTAACTAATTCTAATAAGCTTAAAGAAGTGGAAGATGATGGATGAATGACGATAGTATTTCCAGCAGCTAGAGCTGGAGCTAATTTCCACGCTGCCATCAAAATGGGAAAATTCCATGGAATAATTTGTCCAACCACCCCGATTGGTTCTCTTAAGATAAGTGTTAAAGTATCTTTATCTAACGCTTGCGCTGAGCCTTCCTCGCTACGAATGACACCTGCAAAATATCTAAAATGATCGGCACTAAGTGGTACATCCACCGATTTGGTCTCACGAATTGGTTTTCCATTATCAATAGATTCTATATAGGCTAAATGTTCCATATTTTCATCAATAACATCTGCAATTTTTAATAATAAATTACTTCTATCCACAAGTGACCAATCACGCCATTCAGGTAATGCTTGTTGTGCGGCATCAACGGCAGCATCAACGTCGGCATCAACGGCATCAACAAATGAGCCAATTTTTTCTCCATTTACAGGCGAAAAAGTATCTAACATCTCTCCCTTAGCGCCTTTTGTCCACTCTCCATTAATAAATAAATTATATTCTTTGTATATATCTTTAAAAGCTGTCATAACAATTCTCCTTTGATATTTTTTTATTTCGGTATAGTTAAAATTGTATCTGCTTTCATTTTAAAATTCAAGCGTTATGCTTATAAAAAAAAGAGTATCTCTACTCTTCCTCATTATGTGTTTGTTCAATTTCTTTTCCTAAAAAATAAGAGATAGCAGTTCTGATCACGACAATTCCACCTAAGATAACAATATCTTGTGTTGATGGGTTTAAAATAGTTTCAATAATATCTGACGCAATAAGCACTTCTAAACTTAGTAATATATAAGATCCTAAATATAATTTAATTTTATTATTTCTGAAAGATATTTCTTCCCTTGTGCCGCTTCCAAATTCATTTTTAGTAAAATCGATGACGGCTTTTGCCACACCCACTAAGAGAATAATCACTGAAAAAGCATTTAATACAAAAATTATTTTATCTACTACCTCACTAATCATTGCTATCCCTCCTATTCTATAATAAACAAAAAAGAGCATCAAATGACACTCTTTTTATTATAATTCTTCGTCTTCTTCATCATCATTTTCGTATAAATCATCTTCTTCAACGATGGTTAGATCTTCTTCTACACCTTCTGGCACGTCATCATCAACGTCATTGTCAGCACCGATTTCTGATAAATCAGTTGTGTATTCTTTGATTTCTTTTGTTTCATCTTCTTCATCTTCATACAACTCATCATCATCTTCATCATGATCGACTAAGTCCAAATCTTCTGGATCATCATCATTGTAATCAATGGCATCGTCATCCATTGCGATAAAAGCATTTACTTTTTTACGTTTTTTACGACGTGGTGTTTCTTCTTCGTCTTCATCCACACCAGAAACTTCTTCATCAATTGAATCGATTGGATACCAGCTACGCAGGCCCCAACGATTATCTCCTAAAGAAATAAAACTTCCGTCAATATTTAAGTCTGTATAAAATTGTGGCAAGATGTCACGAATTTCACTATCTGCTTTTTCTAAGTAGTTTTGGATTTCATTTACTAAATCACTAAAATCAATAATGTCTCCACGTTGATTTAAAATTGCATGTGCAACTTCAATCATCGACAATTCATTTTTATTTACGCCTTCAAAAGCTTTAATTTCCAACTGACACACGTCCTTTCACAGTCTACTCTCTATCATACAATAACTAGCGTTTCTTTGCAATTTAAAATTTTTATTTCATCTATTCTCCCCACTAAAATTAATCATCAAATGGTATGTCCCTAACTTTTCTTCTCCAGCAAATAAATCATAATCAATTGTTAAATCACCTGATTGTGGATTATCTTTTAGACTAATATGTAAATGATTAGTCATGGTTGAAATACTCATCATGCCATAAGGAGTAGCATATGTTGTTTCCCGCTTTTCCTCATAGGAAAAATTTAATTTCATTTTAACATCACCTGAGCGAATCAATGTTACCGTTTCATCTGGTAAAATTTTTATTGTAACAGGAACAGGTTTATCAATTCCTTCCAGTAATTCTTCGTATCTTAAATAGATGACATCATTAATTACTACCATATTACCTTTGACTTCTACTAAAAATTCTTTCAATTCTTGCTCTTTTGTAACCTCAGTTTTCACCAAAATATTAATTGGTGTTTTTTCTCTTTTTGACACCCATTCCACCTCTTTACTTTTTTATATATTTTGGTCTTTTTTAAAAGGTTTGTCAAACCTTTATCATTGTTCTTAAATCCTTTCCGTTTCACAAAAGAATCGGTATAATAAGGAAAGTATAAAAAGGAGTTGTATATATGTCGTTAAAACAAGCAATTGTTCTGTTTGAACAACATCATCTAACAAATGAAAATAAATATGATCCATTTATCGTAACAGATATTTTGGCTGATTACTCAGGTAAACATGGGATCCCTATCATTCATTTTTGGACGATGACAAATCAACTAATATTAGGAATGCAAGATACTCGTGTCACAGACTTAAGTGATGCCATCTCTTCGGTTAGATCCCATCACTATCATCCTGTTGTACGAAATTCTGGCGGTTTAGCTGTAGTAGCGGATGATGGGATTTTAAACTTTTCAATGATTTTACCACAAGAATTTACTAATCAAACCAGTATTAATCATGGATATGACACAATGAAAGCCATCATTTCAAATGCTTTATCTTCATTCAATGTTACTATAGACTCTTTCGAGGTAGTAAATTCCTACTGTCCTGGTGAATACGATTTAAGTATTAATGAAAAAAAATTTGCCGGTATTGCCCAACGTCGAATAAAAAAAGGCTTAAGCATTATGATTTATATCAGCGTTAATGGTAACCAAGAAAAAAGAGGAAACCTAGTCCAACAATTTTATCAAGCGGGTTTAAAAGACAAATTTGGAAAAGAAACTTTTCCTCCAGTTGATCCAAACTCTATGCGAAATTTATCGGACTTACTACAACAAAAACTGAACGTTGAACAAATGCAAATGCTCATTATTGAAGCCATTAGTCAAAACTGGACAATTGACGATACTGCTCAAGTCAAATTTAACCATTTTTTAACTTCTGATGAATTTAAAGAAAGTTATGACAAGGGCTACCAAAGAATGGAACAGCGAAATGAGAGGATTAATACTATTTTAAAGGAGGTGGATTAATTGATTGAAAAAGTATTTAGAGATCCTATACACCACGATATTAAAGTGGAACACCCAATTATTTTAGAATTAATTAATGCCAAAGAATTCCAACGCCTAAGACGAATCAAGCAACTTGGAACAACATCTCTAACCTTTCACACATCAGAGCATTCTCGTTTTGGTCACTCTTTAGGGGTCTACGAAATTACTCGCCGCATTTGCAACTATTTTAAACGAAATTATGATGTGAAAGAGTACGGGGAGTATGGATGGGATGATTCAGAACGACTTGTTACACTATGTGCGGCATTATTACATGATTTAGGTCACGGACCTTTTTCACATACATTTGAAGCGATTTTTAAAACAAATCATGAACAAGTAACCGTTGATATCATTACCTCAAAAAAAACTGAGATCAATCGTATTTTACGACAAGTGTCAGAAGAATTTCCTGACAAAGTAGCGAGTGTGATTGCTAAAACCTATCCAAATAAACAAGTCGTTCAACTGATTTCTAGTCAAATCGATGCAGATAGGATGGATTATTTATTACGAGACGCCTATTTTACTGGAACAGAATATGGTACATTTGATTTAACACGTATTTTACGCGTCATCAGACCTCATAAAAGTGGGATTGTTTTTAAAATAAGTGGCATGCATGCTGTTGAAGATTACATTGTTAGCCGCTATCAGATGTACATGCAAATTTATTTTCATCCTGTCTCTCGAGGAATGGAAATGGTATTAGATCGTTTATTACAACGAGCTCAAGATTTATACCATGATAATAAATCATATTTTAATAAAACGTCGCCTCTTTTAGTTCCTTTCCTTGCACATGATTTTGATTTAAACGATTATCTTGTGTTAGATGATGGTGTATTAACTACGGCATTTCATTTATGGAGCCATTCAGATGATGCTATTTTAAATGATTTATCTAAACGATTTTTAAATCGTGTTCCATTTAAATCAGCAGCCTTTTCAACTGAGAACTTTATCATGTTACCAGATTTGCAAGATTTAGTTGAAAAAGTTGGTTTTAATCATACCTATTATACTGCCATTAATTCCAGTTTTGATTTACCTTATGATTTTTATAAACCAGAAAAATCACAAAATAAAACACAAATTGAGCTTATATATCCGGATGGTGAACTGATTGAACTATCTAGTGCTAGTGAGTTAGTTAGAGCAATTGCAGGAGAAACTAAAGGAGATCAACGCTTTTATTTCCCTGATGAAATGCTTGCATCCTCTACATTAGACAATTATACTTTATTTGAAGACTCTATTAACACTTTTAACAACTCCATAAAAAATGGAGAAATAATTAAAAAGGACGTGTAATATTTGGGAATTAAAATGGTCACGATTGATATTGACGGCACTTTAGTCAATTCAGAAAGAAAATTAACACCAAAAGTGAAGGAAACAATTAAAAAAGCTTCTGATAGTGGGATTGATATTGTTTTAACAACAGGAAGACCAACTATTGGCGTAATTGATTTAGTAAAAGAACTTGAATTAGAAAATGACCACAGTTTTATTATTACATATAATGGTGGCATGATTCAAAATGCTGGAACAAAAGAAATTATTTTACGTCATTCACTGTCATTAGATGACTATCAAGATGTCGAACTATTATCACGTAAACTAGGCGTTCATTTCCATGTACAAGATGCTGATACAATGTATACAGCTAATCCTGATATTAGTCCCTATACCATTAACGAAGCAGTAATCACAGGTATTCCACTACAATATAAACCGGTAAATGACATGACAAAAGATATCAAACTTGTAAAAGCAATGATGATTGATCATGAAGATATTCTTGATGCAGCAATTAAAAAAATTCCACAAGAATTTCATGAACGCTTTGCCATCGTTAAAAGTGCTCCTTACTATCTAGAGATACTAGATCCTAAAGCAACTAAAGGAGAATCAGTCAAAGAACTGGCTGAGCATCTAAACATTAAACAAGAAGAAGTCATGGCAATTGGTGACAATGAAAATGACTTATCTATGATTGAATATGCAGGTATTGGGGTTGCGATGGGAAATGCTGTAGACAGTGTAAAAAGCATTGCAAACAAAATAACTAAAACAAATGATGAAGATGGTGTAGCATATGCCATTAACGAATGGGTGCTTAACAATAACTAAAAAAATCCAGTTACTAGTTTTCTAGTAACTGGATTTTTCATTTACTTATTTGTTTTCTTCCCCATACCAATCATAATGGAACACGCCATCACGATCTTTACGTTCGTAAGTATGAGCACCAAAGTAATCTCTTTGTGCTTGAATGATGTTAGCAGGTAAATCTTTTGTACGATAAGAATCGTAGTAAGAAATAGCTGATGAGAATGTGGGAACAGGTACACCTGTTTCAACAGCTAAGGCAACAACATCACGAACTGATTGTTGGTATTTTGTTGTGATATCTAAGAAATAATCATCTAAAATAAGATTTTTAATTTCTGGATTTCGTTCATAGGCATCCGTAATTTTTTGTAAGAATTGGGCACGAATAATGCATCCTGCTCTAAAGATTTTCGCTATATTACCATAATTTAGATCCCAACCATATTCTTCACTAGCCATACGCATTTGAGCAAATCCTTGTGCGTAACTCATGATTTTACTAAAGTATAATGCTTGACGAATTTTTTCTACAAATTCTTTTTTATCTCCAGTAAATTCTTTCACTGGTGGTACAGGAATAATCTCACTTGCCGCTACACGCTCAGTTTTTAATGCTGAGATATATCGAGCAAAAACAGATTCTGTAATAAGCGGTAGTGGTGTTCCTAAATCAAGTGCGTTTTGACTTGTCCATTTACCAGTTCCTTTATTACCAGCAGCATCTAAGATAACATCAACAATTGGTTTACCGGTTCCTAAATCATCTTTACGCGTTAAAATATCTGACGTGATTTCGATTAAGTAGCTGTCCAACTCACCTGTATTCCATTCTTTAAAAATGTCAGCAACTTCTTCAACTGATAAACCTAAAACGCGAGTTAAGATGTCATATGATTCAGCAATTAATTGCATGTCTCCATACTCGATTCCATTATGTACCATTTTTACATAGTGACCTGCACCATTTGGTCCAATATACGTCACACATGGCACACCATCTTCTGCTTTTGCTGCAATTTGTTCAAAGATTGGGGCTACTAATTCATACGCTTCTTTTTGTCCACCTGGCATCATAGAAGGCCCTTTTAACGCCCCCTCTTCTCCACCAGATACACCAGTACCGATAAAGTTAATACCAGAAGTTGCTAACGCTTCATTACGACGGATAGTATCTTTGAAGTAAGTATTCCCACCATCGATTAACACATCCCCTTCATCTAAAAATGGTAGTAAACTTTCGATTGTTAAATCAGTCGCTTTACCTGCTTTTACCATTAATAAAATTCGTCTTGGTGTTTCAAGAGAATTAACAAACTCTTCGATAGAATAAGTTGCAACTAAATTTTTATCAGGATACTCTTTGATTACTTCCTCTGTTTTTGATGATGTACGGTTAAAAATAGAAACAGTGTATCCTCTACTTTCTATATTTAACGCTAAGTTTTTACCCATGACTGCCATACCGACAACACCAATTTGTTGTTTAGACATACATCTTCCTCCAATTCTTTTTTCAAAAAATGATACTTTTTTATCTATATTATATCTTGCTAATAATTATAGCTTATTTTACCTAAAATATAAATAGACATGACTTTTCTTATGAGATATCACATCTAGACAAAAGAAAAACAGCAAAAATAATCAATAACATACTGACTATCTCGATAGGTTTTAAAACCAATCCTAAAAATAAAACTGAAAATAAAGCTGAACTTAGTGGTTCAAATGATGTTAATAAACTCGAAAACTGTGGTGGTATATATTCTGTACTTTTAAGTAAACAGATATATGAAAAAACGGTACCAATAATCACTATAACTAAAATCCCTAGTAACACACCAGGTGTAAAAGTAGGTACATCTTGCCAAATCGGTTGATAAACCTGAAAAGACACCCCACCTATTAGCATACCCCATCCTATAATAAGTGTTGTTCCATATTTTGCCATAAGTTTTCTTGGTTGAATAATATAAAAAGCACCTAAAAATGCTGATAATAATCCCCAAAACAACCCATTCGGTGACATAGCTAATTCATTTAGGTTTCCTTTAGTTACTAATAAAAAAGTCCCCAATAATGATAGCACAATACTGACCACACTTGATTTATTTGGTAGCTCTTTCTTTTCGATAATAAAATAAACGACTAATAATATTGGTGATAGATATTGTAATATCGTTGCAGTCGCTGCATTACTAACTTGAATAGCTTTGAAAAAAGAATACTGTAACCCAAGTACTCCCAGTACACTAAAAATAATTAATTGAATTAATTCAGTTTTATTTTTTAGAGGAGATAAGCTATCTTTATTCCCTTTTCCCATTTGATACATTAAAATTAAAAAACCTGCCACAATCATTTTAACGGCTACAAGCCAACTAGCTGATACGTGTTTTGTTGTCATCAAATATTCAGCCACTACTCCAGATGCTCCCCAAAAAACTCCACCTAAAATAGCTAAAATCATACCCTTTAATTTACTACTTCTTTTTTCCATTTTTTCACCTCCCCCTTATCGCTTTATTCTACAGCTTTAAGGCCTATAAAAACAATAAAAACCTAGAAATATTCTAGGTTTCCATCGTTTATTTTATGGTTAATTTTAAGTGTTCTAAATTCGTATACATAACAGACAGATAATCTTCTCCCCCATCCATCTCTTTTTTAGTCAAACTCTCTAACGGATTAAGTTCTGAAAGTGTCGCCCCAGTTGCGCTAGTAATGGTTTCGGCTACTTTTGATGACGCGCTACTTTCTGTATAAATCACTTTAATATTATCTTTTTTGACTAAGTCTTCAATATTTTTTAATTCTTTAGGTGTAGGTTCTTGATCAGGAGAAATGCCAGAAATTGCCACCTGTTTTAATCCATATTGTTTAGCTAAATATGAAAAGGCAGTGTGTTGTGTGACAAATGTTTTTTGAGTGGCATCTTTTGTTGCATCCACGTAAGCTTCATTTAATTTATTTAGTTTCTGTGTAAAGTCAGTTGAATTCTTTTCATAGATATCTTTATTTGGTGTATCAACTTCAACTAAGCCTTTTGTAATCGTCTCTACTTCTTTTTTAGCCAAAACAGGATCTAACCACACATGCGGATCTAATTGATGATCATGTGAGGCTTCTCCTTCATGCTCATGTTCTTCAGTTGCTTCCATCAAGTCAATACCTTGGCTTGCTTCAATCACTTTCACTTTTTTCGTATCAATAGATGCAAGGACATCTCTTACCCATGTTTCCATCTCGTTTGAATTATAAATAAATACATCAGCATTTTGAATTTTTGCCAAATCTTTTGCACTGGGCTCATAATCATGCGGTTCTACACCAGCTTCTGTTAAAACCGTCACCTCTGCTTTGTCTCCCGTAACTTTTTTCGCAAAATCATACATGGGATAAAAAGAGGTTACCACTTGTAGTTTATCTGCTTCTTTTTTATCTTCTTTTACCGTATTACCACATGCAACAAGTAAACTAGTCAAAGCGACACCTAAAATAATTTTCGTTATGCGTTTCATGGTATATCCTCACTTTCGCTCAAATCGTAAACATTACTATCTAATAATATATATTACATGTTTTTTATAGTTATTTCAAGTAAAAATAAAAAAAGTAAAACAAATAAACTGTTTTACTTTTTTCGTCTTACTTATTTTTTCTTTTTCTTATGACCTGAAGAAAAGGCATCTTTCATTTTATCAAAAAAACCTTCTTCTTGTTCAACTACTGCTTTTTCACCATTTAATTCAGCAAATTGACGTAGAAGTTTCTTTTGCTCTTCATTCATTTTAGTTGGTGTATCAACATGAACCGTTACTTGTTGATCGCCATTTCCATTACTACGTAATCTTGGTGCACCTTTTCCTTTAAGTCTAAAGGTTGTACCTGTTTGGGTCCCTGCTGGTATTCTTAACTTCACTCGTCCATGAACAGTTGGGACTTCAATCTCGTCTCCTAGCGCTGCTTGAACAAATGTAATATGGTGATCATAATAGATTTCAGAACCATCTCTTTCAAAGATTGGGCTTTCTTCCACACTAAAGACTACATATAAATCACCATAAGGTCCACCATTATAACCTGCTTCCCCTTGTCCAGATAAACGCATTTGTTGTCCATCTTCAACACCAGCTGGAACAGTCACTTTAACAGAATGAGACTTAATCATACGTCCAGCACCATGACATGTTTCACATTTTTCTTTAATGATTTTACCTGTCCCTTGACACTCATCACATGATTGTTGACTCATCATACGTCCAAGTGGCGTTTGTCTTTCAACATTAATAACACCTGAACCATGACATTTAGGACAGT
This genomic stretch from Vagococcus sp. CY52-2 harbors:
- a CDS encoding aldehyde dehydrogenase family protein; this translates as MTAFKDIYKEYNLFINGEWTKGAKGEMLDTFSPVNGEKIGSFVDAVDADVDAAVDAAQQALPEWRDWSLVDRSNLLLKIADVIDENMEHLAYIESIDNGKPIRETKSVDVPLSADHFRYFAGVIRSEEGSAQALDKDTLTLILREPIGVVGQIIPWNFPILMAAWKLAPALAAGNTIVIHPSSSTSLSLLELVRLIGPMLPKGVLNLITGKGSKSGDYMLKHDGFNKLAFTGSTEVGYKVAQAAADKLIPATLELGGKSANIFFDDMPFEKAVEGAQLGILFNQGQVCCAGSRIFVQEGIYDKFVAELKEKFEAVVVGDALDENVQMGAQVNEGQVNKILEAVEVGRKEGATILTGGKRLDGDLGKGCYVAPTLLTDVTNDMEVAQEEIFGPVAVVIKFKTIDEVIKMANDSEYGLGGGVWTKNINTALKVSRGIETGRVWVNTYNQIPAGAPFGGYKKSGIGRETHKAILDAYSQFKNIYIDTKETGFNLY
- a CDS encoding DUF1622 domain-containing protein, with protein sequence MISEVVDKIIFVLNAFSVIILLVGVAKAVIDFTKNEFGSGTREEISFRNNKIKLYLGSYILLSLEVLIASDIIETILNPSTQDIVILGGIVVIRTAISYFLGKEIEQTHNEEE
- the rpoE gene encoding DNA-directed RNA polymerase subunit delta, yielding MEIKAFEGVNKNELSMIEVAHAILNQRGDIIDFSDLVNEIQNYLEKADSEIRDILPQFYTDLNIDGSFISLGDNRWGLRSWYPIDSIDEEVSGVDEDEEETPRRKKRKKVNAFIAMDDDAIDYNDDDPEDLDLVDHDEDDDELYEDEEDETKEIKEYTTDLSEIGADNDVDDDVPEGVEEDLTIVEEDDLYENDDEEDEEL
- a CDS encoding DUF1934 domain-containing protein, which encodes MSKREKTPINILVKTEVTKEQELKEFLVEVKGNMVVINDVIYLRYEELLEGIDKPVPVTIKILPDETVTLIRSGDVKMKLNFSYEEKRETTYATPYGMMSISTMTNHLHISLKDNPQSGDLTIDYDLFAGEEKLGTYHLMINFSGENR
- a CDS encoding lipoate--protein ligase family protein gives rise to the protein MSLKQAIVLFEQHHLTNENKYDPFIVTDILADYSGKHGIPIIHFWTMTNQLILGMQDTRVTDLSDAISSVRSHHYHPVVRNSGGLAVVADDGILNFSMILPQEFTNQTSINHGYDTMKAIISNALSSFNVTIDSFEVVNSYCPGEYDLSINEKKFAGIAQRRIKKGLSIMIYISVNGNQEKRGNLVQQFYQAGLKDKFGKETFPPVDPNSMRNLSDLLQQKLNVEQMQMLIIEAISQNWTIDDTAQVKFNHFLTSDEFKESYDKGYQRMEQRNERINTILKEVD
- a CDS encoding HD domain-containing protein → MIEKVFRDPIHHDIKVEHPIILELINAKEFQRLRRIKQLGTTSLTFHTSEHSRFGHSLGVYEITRRICNYFKRNYDVKEYGEYGWDDSERLVTLCAALLHDLGHGPFSHTFEAIFKTNHEQVTVDIITSKKTEINRILRQVSEEFPDKVASVIAKTYPNKQVVQLISSQIDADRMDYLLRDAYFTGTEYGTFDLTRILRVIRPHKSGIVFKISGMHAVEDYIVSRYQMYMQIYFHPVSRGMEMVLDRLLQRAQDLYHDNKSYFNKTSPLLVPFLAHDFDLNDYLVLDDGVLTTAFHLWSHSDDAILNDLSKRFLNRVPFKSAAFSTENFIMLPDLQDLVEKVGFNHTYYTAINSSFDLPYDFYKPEKSQNKTQIELIYPDGELIELSSASELVRAIAGETKGDQRFYFPDEMLASSTLDNYTLFEDSINTFNNSIKNGEIIKKDV
- the yidA gene encoding sugar-phosphatase; translated protein: MGIKMVTIDIDGTLVNSERKLTPKVKETIKKASDSGIDIVLTTGRPTIGVIDLVKELELENDHSFIITYNGGMIQNAGTKEIILRHSLSLDDYQDVELLSRKLGVHFHVQDADTMYTANPDISPYTINEAVITGIPLQYKPVNDMTKDIKLVKAMMIDHEDILDAAIKKIPQEFHERFAIVKSAPYYLEILDPKATKGESVKELAEHLNIKQEEVMAIGDNENDLSMIEYAGIGVAMGNAVDSVKSIANKITKTNDEDGVAYAINEWVLNNN
- the gndA gene encoding NADP-dependent phosphogluconate dehydrogenase, with the translated sequence MSKQQIGVVGMAVMGKNLALNIESRGYTVSIFNRTSSKTEEVIKEYPDKNLVATYSIEEFVNSLETPRRILLMVKAGKATDLTIESLLPFLDEGDVLIDGGNTYFKDTIRRNEALATSGINFIGTGVSGGEEGALKGPSMMPGGQKEAYELVAPIFEQIAAKAEDGVPCVTYIGPNGAGHYVKMVHNGIEYGDMQLIAESYDILTRVLGLSVEEVADIFKEWNTGELDSYLIEITSDILTRKDDLGTGKPIVDVILDAAGNKGTGKWTSQNALDLGTPLPLITESVFARYISALKTERVAASEIIPVPPVKEFTGDKKEFVEKIRQALYFSKIMSYAQGFAQMRMASEEYGWDLNYGNIAKIFRAGCIIRAQFLQKITDAYERNPEIKNLILDDYFLDITTKYQQSVRDVVALAVETGVPVPTFSSAISYYDSYRTKDLPANIIQAQRDYFGAHTYERKDRDGVFHYDWYGEENK
- a CDS encoding DMT family transporter produces the protein MEKRSSKLKGMILAILGGVFWGASGVVAEYLMTTKHVSASWLVAVKMIVAGFLILMYQMGKGNKDSLSPLKNKTELIQLIIFSVLGVLGLQYSFFKAIQVSNAATATILQYLSPILLVVYFIIEKKELPNKSSVVSIVLSLLGTFLLVTKGNLNELAMSPNGLFWGLLSAFLGAFYIIQPRKLMAKYGTTLIIGWGMLIGGVSFQVYQPIWQDVPTFTPGVLLGILVIVIIGTVFSYICLLKSTEYIPPQFSSLLTSFEPLSSALFSVLFLGLVLKPIEIVSMLLIIFAVFLLSRCDIS
- a CDS encoding metal ABC transporter substrate-binding protein, which produces MKRITKIILGVALTSLLVACGNTVKEDKKEADKLQVVTSFYPMYDFAKKVTGDKAEVTVLTEAGVEPHDYEPSAKDLAKIQNADVFIYNSNEMETWVRDVLASIDTKKVKVIEASQGIDLMEATEEHEHEGEASHDHQLDPHVWLDPVLAKKEVETITKGLVEVDTPNKDIYEKNSTDFTQKLNKLNEAYVDATKDATQKTFVTQHTAFSYLAKQYGLKQVAISGISPDQEPTPKELKNIEDLVKKDNIKVIYTESSASSKVAETITSATGATLSELNPLESLTKKEMDGGEDYLSVMYTNLEHLKLTIK
- the dnaJ gene encoding molecular chaperone DnaJ; its protein translation is MAKRDYYEVLGVSKTATDDEIKKAYRKLSKKYHPDINKEPDAEEKFKEVSEAFEVLSDAQKRAAYDQYGHASTDPNFGAGGFGGGGFQDFGGSFGGFEDIFESFFGGGGRSSNPNAPRQGSDLQYTLDLTFNEAIFGLEKNIRYNREDECATCHGTGAKPGTHPENCPKCHGSGVINVERQTPLGRMMSQQSCDECQGTGKIIKEKCETCHGAGRMIKSHSVKVTVPAGVEDGQQMRLSGQGEAGYNGGPYGDLYVVFSVEESPIFERDGSEIYYDHHITFVQAALGDEIEVPTVHGRVKLRIPAGTQTGTTFRLKGKGAPRLRSNGNGDQQVTVHVDTPTKMNEEQKKLLRQFAELNGEKAVVEQEEGFFDKMKDAFSSGHKKKKK